The following is a genomic window from Ethanoligenens harbinense YUAN-3.
GCAATGAATTTGTAAGTGCATTTTCTAAGAACGCCGAGGAAATATTTTGCAATGCTGTTGCAGGCGAATTGCTTGTACCAAGAGATGCATTGTTTGCTAAACTGCATAGCAGGAACCTGTCTTCGAACTTTGCAATTTCTGATATTCAAAACTTAGCAAATGATTTTTCAGTAAGCAAAGAAGTTATTTCCAGGAGGTTGCTTGACAATGGGGTCATTAATGAAGTGGAATATACTGCTTATAATGACGAATTTCGAAAGCTAATAGAAACTGAAAAAGAAGAACAGCGAATAGCTCGATCCGAAGGGCGTGCACCAACGATACCAAAATATCCCGATAGAGAAGCAATTGACCGAACAAGTTCAAGCCTATGTCGTTCTTTGTTCAAGGGCTATACCGAAGACGTTTTCAGCAAACAAGATGTGTCACGCTATCTTGGAATCAGCCAAAAGTATGCGGACAAATTTCTTGGGGAGGTGTCGAAATGGTACGTCAGATGAGTCTATTCTCAAAAAAACTGCCGTATAAATACATTATCGACAGCTCGTCTATTTTCTCCCAGAAGGACAACGAACCCCACAGGCGGACAGTATATCGAGGGTTATGGAAACGTATAGAACAATTAATTCAAGAAAAAGAGATAGTAACATCTTCTGAAATAGCCGACGAGATTAAAGATAAGGATTTGGAATCCTGGCTGCAAAACCAACAGTGCGTTATTCTTCCCGTTGACGAATCCATACAGCAAAATGTAACCAGAGTTGTTTCCAATAATCCAAAGCTTGTGGACTTCAAACAAGTAAAATCATCGGGGGATGCGTTCCTAATTGCTACTGCAATGGAGTACCACTTAACTATTATTACTGAAGAAAATCAAGATAGCCCTTATAAGATACCAAAGGTTGCCGAAAACATGGGCGTAAAGGCTATTGATATTAATGAGCTTTGTCAAATTGAGGATTGGCAATTTTAATATGCTTTGATACTGTCTAAGAAAAGTTGGGGTTATATGAAACTTAAATTCAAAAATCAGGATTTTCAAACCGATGCGATGAACGCCGTGGTTGATCTGTTCACCGGGCAGGAAAAAACGCGAAGTACCTTTTCTGTGGTAGAAGAGAAACAGATGTCGCTCATGAATAGTCTCGGCATAGGCAATGCTCTGTATATTGACGCGCAAACGCTTTCTGACAATATGCACACTGTTCAGAAACGTAATAATTTACCTATGACACCCAATGCGTCGGATATGCAGTTCTGTATTGAGATGGAGACGGGTACTGGCAAGACCTATGTTTACACCAAAACCATTTTTGAGCTAAATCGTAAATATGGTTTCACCAAGTTTATCATAGTTGTACCTTCTATCGCCATTCGCGAAGGGGTCTATAAGTCCTTTGAAGTCACGAAAGAGCACTTCGGACTGCAATATGACAATGTGCCGTGCCGGTATTTTATTTACAATTCCGCAAAGCTCTCCGATGTGCGGCAGTTCGCCACAAGCGCCAACATCGAAATTATGATCATAAATATTGACGCTTTCAAAAAATCCGAGAATATCATTAATCAGGCACAGGATAGATTGAATGGTGAGACCGCTATGCGGTACATTCAAGATACTCACCCCATTGTCATCATTGATGAGCCGCAGAGTGTGGACAATACACCAAAGGCAAAGGATGCCATTGCCTCCCTGAACCCACTGTGCGTGCTACGCTATTCTGCCACACACCGTGAGAAGATTAACTTGCTTTATCGTCTGACGCCGGTGGACGCATATCTGATGGGATTGGTTAAGCAGATTTCCGTATCATCCAATCAGGTGGCTGGTGGCTTCAACCAGCCGTATGTCCGCCTGCTTTCCGTTTCAAATGACAAGGGCTTCCGCGCTAAGATAGAGATCGATGTAAAGGGTAAAGATAGCATTGTGTCTCGCAAGACGCTAACTGTCAAACCAGGTGATGATCTGTTCCTGCTTTCTGGGGAACGGGATCTTTACGAGGGCTATTCCATCGTTGGAATTGATTGTACCCCAGGTTATGAACATATCGAATTTGGCAACACCGAAGAAGTGGCGCTGAACAAAGCCATCGGTGACGTAGATGAGGGCATCGTTAAACGAGCGCAAATCCGCCGCACCATCGAGGCACATCTTGATAAAGAATTACGTTACACCAATAAGGGTATTAAGGTTCTTTCGCTATTTTTCATTGATAAAGTGGATAAATATCGCCACGAGGACGGTACTCCCGGCATTTACGCTAAAATGTTTGAGGAATGTTATTCCGAACTGATTGCAAAACCAAAGTATGCTCCCATACGGGAGCGATTCACTTCCGATGTCTCTAAAGTACATAACGGTTATTTTTCACAGGATAAGAAGGGACGCCTGAAGGACACCAAGGGTGACACACAGGCGGACGATGACACCTACAACACCATTATGCGCGACAAGGAATGGTTATTGTCCTTCGACTGTCCGCTGCGCTTTATCTTTTCCCATTCTGCGTTGAAAGAGGGTTGGGACAATCCAAATGTGTTTCAGGTCTGCACGCTGATTGACCAAAAATCCACTTTTACCTGCCGTCAGAAGATCGGACGCGGTATGCGCCTGTGCGTCAATCAGGATGGTGAACGGATTGAGGATAGGAATATCAATATCCTTCATGTTATGGCAACCGAGAGTTTCGCGGAGTTTGCGGATAACCTGCAAAAGGAAATTGAGGACGACACCGGCATGAAGTTCGGTATGTTACAACTCGATTTGTTCTCTGGTATGGTTTATGAAGACAAGCGAGAGGTTGAAAAGGCTGTCACGTCGGAACAGGCGGAGAAAGTCGTAGAAGCTCTCAAGGCTAGCGGGGTCATTGCGGCGAACGGCAAAGTGGATACTGCTGTAAAACCGAAAGAAATAATCCTTCCGGCAGAACTCTCCGAGATTAAACAAACTGTGGCCGCGGTAATTGAACATACGGATACCATTGCGCCGGAAACTTTTGCTGGTGAGATCTACACGAAAACTGTGGTCGAGGAAAAACAGATGACCTATGAGGATGCGCAGGAACTGATGGAACATTTTGAGAAAAAAGGCTACATCACCAGCGCTGGCAAGATGAAAGACACTATGAAAAACGCCCTCAAAACCGGAACGCTTGATCTACCGAAAAAGTACGAGACTGCGCGGAATCGTTTTGAGACAATCATTGCGAATGCTGACCGCAAGCCTCCGGTGCGCGACGCTTCCAAGGACGTGGTAGTGCACATCAAAAAGCAAGTCATGATGTCTCCGGAATTTCTGGAGCTGTGGAACAAGATCAAACAGAAAACAGTCTACCGCGT
Proteins encoded in this region:
- a CDS encoding type III restriction-modification system endonuclease, coding for MKLKFKNQDFQTDAMNAVVDLFTGQEKTRSTFSVVEEKQMSLMNSLGIGNALYIDAQTLSDNMHTVQKRNNLPMTPNASDMQFCIEMETGTGKTYVYTKTIFELNRKYGFTKFIIVVPSIAIREGVYKSFEVTKEHFGLQYDNVPCRYFIYNSAKLSDVRQFATSANIEIMIINIDAFKKSENIINQAQDRLNGETAMRYIQDTHPIVIIDEPQSVDNTPKAKDAIASLNPLCVLRYSATHREKINLLYRLTPVDAYLMGLVKQISVSSNQVAGGFNQPYVRLLSVSNDKGFRAKIEIDVKGKDSIVSRKTLTVKPGDDLFLLSGERDLYEGYSIVGIDCTPGYEHIEFGNTEEVALNKAIGDVDEGIVKRAQIRRTIEAHLDKELRYTNKGIKVLSLFFIDKVDKYRHEDGTPGIYAKMFEECYSELIAKPKYAPIRERFTSDVSKVHNGYFSQDKKGRLKDTKGDTQADDDTYNTIMRDKEWLLSFDCPLRFIFSHSALKEGWDNPNVFQVCTLIDQKSTFTCRQKIGRGMRLCVNQDGERIEDRNINILHVMATESFAEFADNLQKEIEDDTGMKFGMLQLDLFSGMVYEDKREVEKAVTSEQAEKVVEALKASGVIAANGKVDTAVKPKEIILPAELSEIKQTVAAVIEHTDTIAPETFAGEIYTKTVVEEKQMTYEDAQELMEHFEKKGYITSAGKMKDTMKNALKTGTLDLPKKYETARNRFETIIANADRKPPVRDASKDVVVHIKKQVMMSPEFLELWNKIKQKTVYRVNIDTNKLIENCIKALQEMPVIPKTRLISQTADIHIEKAGIYHTEREMRTMDIDNSYQTLPDLITAISDETLLTPVTVNEILVHSGRCGDFLNNPEAFLEKATEIIRSNRHALAIDGISYVKLDGKEYYVQEIFDTAELIANLDRNAVKVEHSVYDYIVYDSSTIERPFAVALDNDPDVKMFFKIPDRFKIETPIGTYNPDWAVYLTKNGEEKLYFILETKGSTNFMDLRTKEQLKIHCGKQHFKALEDGVELRVATNWNTLKSTL
- a CDS encoding DUF4411 family protein gives rise to the protein MVRQMSLFSKKLPYKYIIDSSSIFSQKDNEPHRRTVYRGLWKRIEQLIQEKEIVTSSEIADEIKDKDLESWLQNQQCVILPVDESIQQNVTRVVSNNPKLVDFKQVKSSGDAFLIATAMEYHLTIITEENQDSPYKIPKVAENMGVKAIDINELCQIEDWQF